The following nucleotide sequence is from Pirellulales bacterium.
TCAGATCGCGGGTGCTCGCCAGGTCCAGGCCGCCCATGCACTCGCGGCCGCGCAGCTCTTCGGCCGTAGCGCCGCCGGCGCATTGTTTCCAATGCTCCATCGGGATAAAGCGGCTCTCCTGGGTGACCCACTGGTTGATCCGGTACCGCCGCCAGGCGTTCTCTCGCGCCGGGCTGTGACGCGCCTCTTCGAAGTCGGCGCGAAAATCAGCCAGGTTGATCGTGACGCCCAGGCTCGGGTTGGCCTTTCGCCAGGTGCTTTCCTTGCTCCAATCGTCGCCGTCGGCCGCCGCGCAGATCATGGTGAACTGGGAATTGTCGTGCACCTTTCCCGCGTGCACGCGCTGGGCATATTCGCGCACCTGCCAACACAGGCTGCGACGATTGAAGCCGGCCGTGGTGATCGCGAACAGCAGCGGCTGCTGCCGCGCGGCGAAGGCATAACGCAAAGTGTTCCACAGTCCGTCGCCGGTCTGGGCATGCAGCTCGTCGAAGATCAGGGCATGGATGTTCTTGCCTTCCTTGTTTTCGACGTCGGCCGACAGCGCCTGCAGGCGCCCGGAGCCATCCGGCAGCACGATCGAACGCGTGCTGGGGATCAGCCGCACCTCGCGCTTCAGCTCCGGGCTCTTGATCACCATCTGCGCGCATTCGCGAAATACGATCGAGGCCTGGTCGCGGTCGACCGCCGCACAATAGACCTCCGGGCCCGGCTCGCCGTCTCCGGTGAGCAAATACAGCGCGAGGCCGGCCGCGATCGTACTCTTGCCGTTTTTCTTGGCCCATTCGACATAGGCCTTGCGGAAGCGGCGCAGCGCCTGCTTGCCCGGCAGCTTCCAACCGAAGAGCGGTTTCACCAGCTGGTCGCGCTGAAAATCCAGCAGCTCGAACGGCTGGCCGGCGAAGCGCCCTTTCGAATGGCGGAGGAATCGCGGGAAGAAGCTGGCGGCATGATCAGCGGCGCGTTCATCAAAACGGCAGCCGTCGCGGGCGGCACGCTCGTCGGCCGCCGACTGGATCCAGCGGCGCGTCAGACGGTCGACCGATTTGGGCAGCGCGCG
It contains:
- a CDS encoding terminase TerL endonuclease subunit; this translates as RALPKSVDRLTRRWIQSAADERAARDGCRFDERAADHAASFFPRFLRHSKGRFAGQPFELLDFQRDQLVKPLFGWKLPGKQALRRFRKAYVEWAKKNGKSTIAAGLALYLLTGDGEPGPEVYCAAVDRDQASIVFRECAQMVIKSPELKREVRLIPSTRSIVLPDGSGRLQALSADVENKEGKNIHALIFDELHAQTGDGLWNTLRYAFAARQQPLLFAITTAGFNRRSLCWQVREYAQRVHAGKVHDNSQFTMICAAADGDDWSKESTWRKANPSLGVTINLADFRADFEEARHSPARENAWRRYRINQWVTQESRFIPMEHWKQCAGGATAEELRGRECMGGLDLASTRDLTSLYLLFPDGEGGFDSLVYFWCPLDSIRERSRKDQVPYDLWHKAGLLRATEGTAMDYAVVRRDINQLADIYGIKDLAVDRLFQGAQLSMELAADGLNVIAFGQGFYSMAAPTKEFERLVVTHKLRHTNHEVLNWMAENMAVSQDPAGNLKPDKKKSSEKIDGVVAGIMALGRAMVDQQPEDPGFRFYSDEDLGEPDDAAEQALPKHGRQYDPFEGVDE